From a region of the Nonlabens dokdonensis DSW-6 genome:
- a CDS encoding glucose-1-phosphate adenylyltransferase has protein sequence MINDKVLSIILGGGQGTRLYPLTESRSKPAVPIAGKYRLVDIPISNCINSDIKRMFVLTQFNSASLNRHIKNTYHFSFFSSAFVDVLAAEQTPGNKGWFQGTADAVRQSMHHFLRHDFEYALILSGDQLYQMDFNEMIQAHIDAKAEISIATIPVTEKDATSFGILKTDDHNVITSFIEKPATELLLDWKSNTSKEMKKQKKNHLASMGIYIFNRDLLIDLMKDEKNIDFGKEIIPQAISNHKTLSYQFEGYWTDIGSIDSFFDANLGLTNDIPEFNLYDSKQRVYTNARILPTSKISGTLLEKAVIAEGCIISAAKIEKSVIGIRSRIGKESTVINTYMMGNDEYESLESMEKRKPEVLKGIGERCFIKNTIIDKNVCIGDDVRINGGAHLKDEETENYVIKDGVVVIKKNAVIPKGFSL, from the coding sequence ATGATTAATGACAAAGTCTTAAGTATTATTTTAGGTGGTGGACAAGGAACTAGATTATACCCTTTAACCGAAAGTAGGTCAAAACCAGCAGTCCCTATTGCAGGTAAATATCGATTAGTAGATATTCCTATTTCTAATTGTATAAATTCTGATATAAAAAGAATGTTTGTGTTGACGCAATTCAATTCAGCATCTTTAAATAGACATATAAAAAACACCTATCACTTCAGTTTTTTTAGTTCGGCTTTCGTAGACGTTCTCGCAGCAGAGCAAACTCCTGGTAATAAAGGATGGTTTCAAGGTACAGCAGATGCCGTGCGTCAAAGCATGCATCATTTCTTAAGACATGATTTTGAATATGCATTGATCTTATCTGGTGACCAATTGTATCAAATGGATTTTAATGAGATGATCCAAGCTCATATTGATGCTAAAGCCGAAATATCTATCGCTACCATTCCAGTAACTGAAAAAGATGCCACCTCTTTTGGAATATTAAAAACAGACGATCATAATGTCATTACTTCATTTATAGAAAAACCAGCTACTGAGCTGTTGCTAGATTGGAAGTCCAACACCAGCAAAGAGATGAAAAAGCAAAAGAAAAATCATCTTGCTTCAATGGGGATTTATATCTTTAATAGAGACTTATTGATTGATTTAATGAAAGACGAGAAGAATATTGACTTTGGTAAAGAGATTATACCTCAAGCAATTTCAAATCATAAAACTTTAAGTTATCAGTTTGAAGGTTACTGGACTGATATAGGAAGTATCGATTCCTTTTTTGATGCAAATTTGGGGCTTACCAACGATATTCCAGAGTTCAACCTTTATGATTCTAAGCAACGTGTTTATACAAATGCGAGAATTTTACCTACGTCAAAAATATCAGGAACGCTTTTAGAAAAGGCAGTCATTGCCGAAGGTTGTATTATCAGTGCTGCTAAGATTGAAAAATCTGTTATCGGTATAAGATCTAGAATAGGTAAAGAGAGTACCGTAATTAATACCTATATGATGGGTAATGATGAATATGAGTCATTAGAATCCATGGAAAAAAGAAAGCCAGAAGTGTTGAAAGGAATAGGAGAACGATGTTTTATTAAGAATACGATAATTGATAAAAACGTTTGCATAGGAGACGACGTACGTATTAACGGAGGCGCTCATTTAAAAGATGAAGAAACTGAAAACTATGTCATCAAGGATGGAGTAGTCGTGATTAAGAAAAACGCGGTGATTCCTAAAGGTTTTTCACTTTAA